One genomic segment of Mycolicibacterium chubuense NBB4 includes these proteins:
- the dnaA gene encoding chromosomal replication initiator protein DnaA, whose amino-acid sequence MTGDPEPPFVAIWNNVVTELNGAGGTMNGSLTPQQRAWLKLVRPLVITEGFALLSVPTPFVQNEIERHLREPIVAALSRQLGQRVELGVRIADPAPADADDGPNGFAAPATLADNADSDDDVDDDLAAQASAEESWPTYFSSRAKSTSIEDPTAINLNRRYTFDTFVIGASNRFAHAASLAIAEAPARAYNPLFIWGESGLGKTHLLHAAGNYAQRLFPGMRVKYVSTEEFTNDFINSLRDDRRASFKRTYRDIDVLLVDDIQFIEGKDGIQEEFFHTFNTLHNANKQIVISSDRPPKQLATLEDRLRTRFEWGLITDVQPPELETRIAILRKKAQMDRLDVPDDVLELIASRIERNIRELEGALIRVTAFASLNKTSIDKTLAEIVLRDLISDATTMQISTAAIMAATAEYFETSIDELRGPGKTRALAQSRQIAMYLCRELTDLSLPKIGQAFGRDHTTVMYAEKKIRGEMAERREVFDHVKELTTRIRQRAKR is encoded by the coding sequence TTGACAGGTGACCCCGAACCACCGTTCGTCGCGATCTGGAACAACGTCGTCACCGAGCTCAACGGCGCCGGCGGCACGATGAACGGATCCCTGACCCCGCAGCAGCGCGCCTGGCTCAAACTCGTCCGTCCCCTCGTGATCACCGAGGGATTCGCGCTGCTGTCGGTACCGACGCCGTTCGTGCAGAACGAGATCGAGCGCCACCTGCGCGAACCCATCGTCGCGGCGCTGAGCCGCCAACTCGGCCAGCGCGTCGAGCTCGGCGTCCGCATCGCCGACCCCGCGCCCGCCGACGCCGACGACGGACCCAACGGTTTCGCGGCGCCGGCCACCCTCGCGGACAATGCCGACTCGGACGACGACGTCGACGACGACCTGGCCGCGCAGGCCAGCGCCGAGGAGAGCTGGCCCACGTACTTCTCCAGCCGCGCGAAGAGCACCTCGATCGAGGACCCCACCGCGATCAACCTCAACCGGCGCTACACCTTCGACACCTTTGTCATCGGCGCCTCCAACCGGTTCGCCCACGCCGCGTCACTGGCCATCGCCGAGGCTCCGGCGCGTGCCTACAATCCGCTGTTCATCTGGGGTGAGTCCGGTCTCGGCAAGACCCACCTGCTGCACGCGGCGGGTAACTACGCCCAACGGCTGTTCCCCGGGATGCGCGTCAAGTACGTCTCGACCGAGGAATTCACCAACGACTTCATCAACTCGCTGCGCGATGACCGCCGCGCGTCGTTCAAGCGCACCTACCGCGACATCGACGTGCTGCTGGTCGACGACATCCAGTTCATCGAGGGCAAAGACGGTATCCAGGAAGAGTTCTTCCATACCTTCAACACCCTGCACAACGCGAACAAGCAGATCGTCATCTCTTCCGACCGCCCGCCCAAACAGCTCGCGACCCTCGAGGACCGGCTCAGGACACGGTTCGAGTGGGGTCTGATCACCGACGTGCAGCCTCCGGAGCTCGAGACCCGGATCGCCATCCTGCGCAAGAAGGCGCAGATGGACCGTCTCGACGTCCCCGACGATGTTCTGGAGTTGATCGCCAGCCGCATCGAGCGCAACATCCGCGAACTCGAGGGCGCCCTGATCCGGGTGACGGCGTTCGCGTCGCTGAACAAGACCTCGATCGACAAAACGCTGGCCGAGATCGTGCTGCGGGATCTGATCTCCGATGCCACCACGATGCAGATCAGCACCGCGGCGATCATGGCCGCCACCGCCGAGTACTTCGAGACCAGCATCGACGAGCTCCGCGGACCCGGCAAGACGCGCGCGCTGGCCCAGTCGCGCCAGATCGCGATGTATCTGTGCCGCGAGCTGACCGATCTCTCCCTGCCCAAAATCGGGCAGGCCTTCGGACGTGACCACACGACAGTCATGTACGCGGAGAAGAAGATTCGCGGCGAGATGGCCGAACGCCGCGAGGTCTTCGATCACGTCAAGGAACTCACCACGCGCATCCGTCAGCGCGCCAAGCGCTGA
- the dnaN gene encoding DNA polymerase III subunit beta: protein MATTTAGLTDLKFRLNREDFADAVAWVARNLPSRPTVPVLAGVLLTGSDEGLTISGFDYEVSAEVQIPAEIASAGSALVSGRLLSDIVRALPAKPVEVSVEGTRVSLTCGSARFSLPTMAVEDYPTLPTLPDETGVVSSDLFAEAIGQVAVAAGRDDTLPMLTGIRVEISGEKVVLAATDRFRLAVRELTWSTASPGIEAAVLVPAKTLAEAARAGTVGADVHLSLGAGASVGKEGLLGIRSEGKRSTTRLLDAEFPKFRQLLPTEHTAIATIGVAELTEAIKRVALVADRGAQVRMEFSEDVLRLSAGADDVGRAEEDLPVEFSGDPLTIAFNPTYLTDGLGSLHAERVTFGFTTPSRPAVLRPAGEDGAATSDGGPFPAAHTDYVYLLMPVRLPG, encoded by the coding sequence GTGGCGACGACAACGGCTGGTCTGACGGATCTGAAGTTTCGACTGAACCGCGAAGACTTCGCCGATGCGGTCGCCTGGGTTGCGCGCAACCTGCCCTCGCGGCCGACCGTGCCGGTCCTCGCCGGCGTGCTGCTCACCGGCTCCGATGAGGGCCTGACGATTTCCGGCTTCGACTACGAAGTGTCGGCCGAAGTGCAAATACCTGCTGAAATCGCTTCTGCGGGAAGTGCTTTGGTGTCGGGCCGGTTGCTTTCCGACATTGTGCGGGCCTTGCCGGCCAAGCCGGTCGAGGTCAGCGTCGAGGGCACCCGGGTATCGCTGACCTGCGGAAGTGCCCGCTTCTCCCTGCCCACGATGGCCGTCGAGGACTACCCGACGTTGCCGACGCTGCCCGACGAGACCGGTGTGGTCTCCTCGGATCTGTTCGCCGAGGCGATCGGCCAGGTCGCGGTCGCCGCCGGCCGGGACGACACGCTGCCCATGTTGACGGGCATTCGGGTCGAGATCTCCGGTGAGAAGGTCGTTTTGGCCGCCACCGACCGCTTCCGCCTGGCGGTGCGCGAGCTCACCTGGTCGACGGCCTCGCCCGGCATCGAAGCCGCGGTGCTGGTCCCGGCGAAGACGCTGGCCGAGGCGGCCCGGGCCGGAACCGTCGGCGCCGACGTGCACCTGTCGTTGGGTGCGGGGGCCAGCGTGGGCAAGGAGGGTCTGCTGGGCATCCGCAGCGAGGGCAAGCGCAGCACCACCCGCCTGCTCGACGCCGAATTCCCGAAGTTCCGTCAGCTGCTGCCCACCGAGCACACCGCCATCGCGACCATCGGTGTGGCCGAGCTGACCGAGGCGATCAAGCGCGTGGCCCTGGTCGCCGACCGTGGGGCCCAGGTGCGGATGGAATTCTCCGAGGACGTGCTGCGGCTGTCGGCCGGCGCCGACGACGTCGGCCGTGCCGAGGAGGACCTGCCGGTCGAGTTCTCCGGCGATCCGCTCACCATCGCCTTCAACCCGACTTATCTGACCGACGGTCTCGGGTCGCTGCACGCCGAGCGGGTGACATTCGGCTTCACCACGCCCAGCCGCCCGGCGGTGTTGCGTCCCGCCGG